TCGGAGCGCTCGGAGGTGGACTCATGTTCTTCCGGTCAAGGCGGCGCAAGCGCGAGGAGCAGCGGCGCCAGCTCGAGCAGGTGAAGGCGGCGGCCAACGACGACCTGATCGCCCTCTCCAACGACCTGCAGGCCATCGACCTCGACGTCAAGATGCCCGGGGCCAGCCCCGAGGCCCAGCAGCACTACGCGACCGCGGTGGCCAGCTACGAGCGGGCCGCCAACGCCCTGGACCGGGCTGCCAGGCCCGAGGACCTCTCAGCGGTCAGCGCCGCCCTCGAGGAGGGCAGGTACTCGGTGGCGGCGGCCAAGGCGCTGCTGGAGGGCAGGCAGCTGCCCGAGCGCCGGCCCCCGTGCTTCTTCGACCCCCGCCACGGGCCGTCGGTCCGCGACGTGGCCTGGACCCCGCCGGGCGGCGCGACCCGGGAGGTGCCGGCCTGCGCCGCCGACGCCCAGCGGGTCGAGAGCGGCCTCGAGCCCCAGACCCGCCAGGTGCTGGTCGGTGACCGGCAGGAGCCGTTCTACAACGCGCCCGGCTACTACGCTCCCTGGTACGGCGGGTACTACGGCGGCTTCGGGGGCGGCGGCCTGCTCACCGGCGTGCTGCTGGGCACGGCGCTCAGCGGCGGCTTCGGCGGCTGGGGCGGCGGCGGGTACGCGGCCGGCTACGACGCCGGCTTCGACCAGGGCCAGGACGCCGGGGGCGGCGACTTCGGCGGCGACGGCGGCGACGGCGGCTGGGGCGACTTCGGCGGGGGCGGCGACTTCGGGGGCGGCGACTTCGGCGGGGGTGACTTCGGCGGCGGCGGCGACTTCTGATGCACGCCCACCGGCTGTCGCAAGCCGCCCGGCCGGTGGCTTGCGACCGGTAGCCCCGCACGCGTCCGCCTCGCACCGGGTCACGGTGACCGAGGCGGACCGCGCCGCATTCGCCGACGGCGTCGTCCACGACGTCTACGGCACCGCCTCCATGGTCCGGGACATGGAGTACGCCGCCCGGCTCGTGCTCCTCCCCCATCTCGAGCCCGGTGAGGAGGGGGTCGGCGCCGAGGTCTGGTGCCGCCATCTCGCTCCCGTCCCGGTCGGCGCCACCGTCGACCTCACCGCCACCGCCACCGGCCAGAGCGGGCGCCGCCTGGTCTGCCGGGTCGAGGTGCGGGGTGCGGACGGCGAGCTGGTCGGGCAGGGTACCGTGACACAGGTGATCATCGACCCCGCCCGCTTCGGGGACCGCCCGGCGGAGGCGGGGTCGCCGGACAAGGGAGTTCGCTGATGGTCAAGCTCGTCGCCATGTTCACCAAGCCCGAGGACCCGGCCGCCTTCGACGAGGCCTACTTCGGCACCCACCTGGAGCTGAACGCGAGGACGCCGGGGCTGCGGCGGACCGAGGTGACCAGGGTGACGGGGGCACCGCGGGGCGAGACCCCGTGGTATCTGGTGACCGAGATGTACTACGACGACGAGGCGTCGATGCGGTCGGCGTTCGCCAGCCCCGAGGCCGCCGAGGCGGCCAAGCAGCTCATGTCGTTCGCCAAGGGCCTGGTGACGATGTACACCGCCGAGGTCGTGGACGAGACCGGGGAGCCGGCATGAGCGGCACGGCCGGCTCGGGGCTCGGGGTCCGGCGCGAGGCGGACGCGGTCTGGCTCACCCTGGACCGGCCCGCCGCGCTCAACGCGCTCGCTGCGCCGACCAAGGAGGCGCTGGTCGTGGCGTTGCGGGAGGCGGCAGACGACCCGTCGGTGCGCGCGGTGGCGCTGACCGGGTCGGGCCGGGCGTTCTGCGTCGGCGAGGACCTGCGCGGGCTGGAGGCGGCGTACCGGGACGGACGCGCGCCGGAGCTGGGCGACACCCTGGACCGCCACTACGGGCCGGCCGCCCACCTGCTGTCGGAGATGCCAAAGCCGACCGTGGCGGTGGTGAACGGGGTCGCGGCGGGGGCCGGCGCGTCGCTGGCGTTCGCCTGCGACCTGCGGGTGGCGAGCTCGGCGGCCAGCTTCAAGCTGGCCTTCGGCGGGGTGGGCCTGGTGCCCGACGCCGGCGCCACCTACCACCTGCCACAGCTGGTGGGCCTGGCCAAGGCCATGGAGCTGTCGATCCTCGGCGACACCGTCAAGGCCGACGAGGCGCTGCGGATCGGGCTGGTGAGCCGGGTGTTCCCGGCTGAGGACTTCGCGCAGCGGGCCGCCGAGCTGGTGGCGGCCCTGGCCGCCGGGCCGACGCTCGCCTGGGCCCGCACCAAGGCGCTGCTGCGCGCCGGCCTCCATGCCGGCCTGGCCGAGGCGCTCGCCGCGGAGGCGCGCGAGCAGATGGCCTCGGGCCAGACCAAGGACCACCTGGAGGGGGTGGCGGCCTTCCTGGAGAAGCGCCAACCCCGGTTCCAGGGCGCGTAGTAGAGGCGCGTAGAGGAGGGAGCACCACGATGGCATCCGACTTCCAGCTGCTCGTCGACGGCCGGCTCGAGGAGGCGGCGAGCGGGGAGACCTTCGAGACGGTCAACCCCTCGACCGGCAGGCCGCACGCCACCGTCGCCCGGGCCGGGGCGCAGGACGCCGAGCGCGCGGTCGCCGCGGCCCGGGCCGCGTTCGAGGACGGCCGCTGGTCGGGCCTGCGCCCCGAGAAGCGCGCCGCCGTGCTCGGCGCCGTCGCCGCCAAGCTGAAGGAGCACGCCGACCGGCTGGTCGAGCTGGAGGTGCGCGACTCGGGCGGGACGATCCGCAAGACCAGGGCGGCCGACGTGAACGGGGCGATGTTCACGTTCCGCACCTACGCCGACTTCGCCACCCGGATCCCCACCGAGCAGCCGCTGCCGTTCACGGTGGCGCCCGGGCCGAGCCACAACTACCTGCGCCGGGAGCCGGTCGGGGTGTGCGCCGGGATCGTGCCGTGGAACTTCCCGATCCAGAACGCCGCGTGGAAGATCGCGCCCGCCCTGGCAGCGGGCAACACCATCGTGCTCAAGCCAGCCGAGCAGACGCCGTGCACCGCGGTGGAGCTGGGCAGGCTGTGCGCCGAGGCCGGCGTGCCCGACGGCGTGGTGAACGTCCTGCCCGGCTTCGGGCCGGAGGCCGGAGAGCCGTTGGTGACCTCGCCCGGGGTGGACCAGGTCTCGTTCACCGGCTCGACCGAGGTGGGCCGCCGGGTGCAGGCACTGTCGGCCGGGACCATCAAGAAGGTGCTGCTCGAGCTGGGCGGTAAGTCGGCCAACGTCGTGCTCGAGGACGCCGACCTCGACCTCGCGGTCGACGGCGCGGTGTATGCGATCTTCTTCCACCAGGGGCAGGTCTGCACCGCCGGGAGCCGCCTGCTCGTCGCCCGCCCGATCTACGACGAGGTGGTCGCGCGGGTGGTCGAGACCGCCGAGCGGATCAAGGTGGGACCGGCGGCGGACAAGGCGTCGGACATGGGGCCGCTGATCTCCGAGGAGCAGCTCGAACGGGTCGAGGGGTACGTCCGCGTCGGGCAGGAGGAGGGCGCGAAGCTCGCCACCGGCGGGCGGCGGGTCACGGTGCCCGGCCACGAGGGTGGGTACTACTTCGCCCCCACGGTGTTCACCGACGTCGACCCGTCGTCGCGCATCGCCCAGGAGGAGATCTTCGGGCCGGTGCTCTCGGTCATCCCGTTCGACGGCGACGACCAGGCGGTCGCGATCGCCAACGACTCGGCCTACGGGCTCGCCGGGGCGGTGTGGAGCCGCGACCCCGGCCGTGCCCTGAAGATCGCCGAGCGGCTGCGGACCGGGACAGTCTGGGTGAACGACTACCACCTGCTGAACCCCAGGTACCCGTTCGGCGGGTACAAGCAGTCGGGCGTCGGCCGGGAGCTGGGCGAGCAGGGCTACCTCGAGTACACCCAGACCAAGCACGTCCACGTCGACATCACGCAGCAGCGGTCGAAGCACCGCTGGTTCGACGTGACCGTCCCCCGCCGTCCGGCCCCTCCGTCGCCGCCCGCGCAGGGGGCCACCCCGGGCGCCTGAGCCGTGAGATGTCCGTGACGCCACCCATCAGAGTCGCCGTCGTCGACGACCACCCGGTCGTCAGGGAGGGGCTGGTCACCATCCTGGTCCGGTCGGCCTCGTGCGAGGTGGTGGCCGAGGCGAGCAGCGGCGCCGAGGCCTTGGAGCGGTTCCCCGCGGCCGAGCCGGACGTCGTCCTGGTCGACCTCAAGCTCCCCGACTCGACCGGAATGGCGCTGATCGACAGGCTCTGCCGGCTGCTCCCGGACGCCAAGCTGGTCGTGATCACCGCGTACGAAGAGGCCGGCCTGGTGCGGGAGGCGCTGCGGCTCGGGGCGCGCGGCTACCTGCTCAAGGACAGCTCGGCCGAGGCGCTGGTGGCCGCGGTGCGGAGCGTGTCGATGGGCCAGCGGGTGGTCGACCCCGCCCTGGCCGGCCGGGTCGTGGAGCTGGAGGCCGTGCCCGGCTCCCTGACCGGCCGCCAGCGCGAGGTCCTGCGGCTCCTGGCCGAGGGTCGCACCAACCGGGAGATCGCCCGCATCCTCGAGGTCTCTGACGACACCGTCAAGTTCCACCTGAAGAACCTGTTCGAACGCCTCGGGGTGGACAACCGCACCGAGGCGGTGGTGATGGCCAGCCGCCTGGGCCACCTGCGGCTCGAGCCCTGAAGGGCCCCGGCTCGGACGGGTGGGCAGCCTCAAGCTCGTTTGGCCGCCTGCGGCTCGAGCCCTGAGGCCCCGACCACCACAGCGAGACAGCACATGAGCGACGCTTGTCTGGTGTATCCGGGTCAGCCCTGCTGCTCAGGCTCGAAGACCTGCCTGATCGCGTAGAGCGTGGTGCGCTCGGCCGGGACCCGGCCGACGGAACGGATCAGCTCGTGGAGCCGCGCCGGGCGTACCTCCCTGCCGCGGCCGGCCCCGGCCGCCCCCGCAACACGCTCCTGCATCAGCACGCCACCCAGGTCGTTGGCGCCCGCCCTGAGGATCTCGGCGCAGCCGTCGAGCCCGTGCTGGACCCGGGAGACCTGGATGTTGTCGATCCAGCCGCGCAGTGCCAGCCGCGCCACCGCGTGCATCTTTACGATCTCCTCCCAGGTCGGCCCTTGCCGGGCCTGCCCCTTGCGGACCTTGGGCCCCTGCAGCTGCACGAAGGGGAGCGGGACGAACTCGGTGATACCCCCGGTCCGGGCCTGCAGCTCGCGCAGGACGACCAGGTGGCGAGCCCAGCTCTCCGGCCCCTCCAGCCTGCCGAACATGATCGTGCTGGTCGTGGGCAGGCCCTGCCGGTGCGCCTCGGCCACCAGCTCCACCCACTGCCGCGTGGTGAGCTCGTCCGGGCAGAGGTGGCGGCGGACGCGGTCGTCGAGGACCTCCTCGGCCGTGCCGAGCAGGCTGCCCAGGCCGGCCCGCTTGAGCAGCGCGAGCTGCTCCGGCAGCGTCCGCTCGGCAGTGGCCGCGCCTTGGTGGACCGCGAAGGGGGAGAAGGCGTGGAGGTGCGGCTCGGGCACGGCGGCCTTGACCGCCGAGCACAGCTCGACGTGGCAGTCGCCGGTGCAGCCCGGACCGATGCCGCCGTGCATGCGCACCTCGGTGGCGCCCCTGGTCACGACCTCGCGCGCCCGCTCGACCAGCTCGCCGAGGGTCGCCGGACGGGGCCAGCCGCGCGGGTCCTCCGGCTGGCCGCCGTCGCCGGCGGCGCGCCGCCGGCAACCGGAGCCGCAGACGTCGGTGTAGCTCACCTCGCCGTTGACCACGTAGGTGACCAGGTCCCCGTTGACCTCGCAGCGCACGGCGTCGGCGAGCCGGGCCAGGGCCTGCGTCTCCTCCCCGCGGGCCCGGAACAGCAGCTCAACCTCGGCCTCGTCGAGCGTCTGGCCGTCCTCGGCCCGGCCCAGCACGGCCCGGACGTCAGCCCGAATGGGGGCTGGCGCGAACGAAACGGGCGCGAACGGAACAGGCGCCGGACGGCGGCCGGACGGCCACCATCCGTCCTGGCGAGCCAGCCCCTCGCCGTCGGAGGCGGCGAGCACGTGTCGCAGCACGCCCGGGTGGAGCCAGCGGAGCGCGCGGTCGTAGTCGCGGACGTACTCCGGGTACACGCACAAGCGCGCGACCAGCTGGCAGCCGGCGGCCCTGGTCGCTGCTTCGAGCCGGCCGAGCAGCGTCCACGGCCCGGCCGGGCTCGACTGTTCCTCGACGGCGGCCGGCGGGACGGCGCCCCAGTCGTTGACGCCGGCCCGCAGGAGCAGGCCGGCATCGGCCGCACCGAGGTCCGGGCCCGCCTGGACGTTGGCCTGCGGCCCGGCCGCCAGCCGCACGACCGCGGCCGCCCGGAGCAGCTCCTCGATGCCGGGCTCGCACGCGGCCACGGTCCGGGTGCCCGGCCCGGCCCGGCGGCGCTGCACGACGAGCGCCTGGACGTGCTCCTGCTGGACCAGCTCGGCCAGCACCGCGATCATCTGCGCCCGCTCGTCGAGGGTGTCGCCGGCATCGAGCAGCAGGCCGGTCGTGAACGGGACACGGAGCTCGCCGGCAAGCTGGATGGTGGCGAGCGCGCCGGCCAGGCATCGGCGCCGCGGTCGTCCATCCTGTCGTCCATCCTGTCGTCCATCCTGTCGTCCATCCTCGGCCGTCAGGAAGCTGGGAGCCCGCGCGCCGTGGGTGCTCGACCGAGGCGCCAGGCGCGCCTCGGGACGCTCGTCCACGCCCCACCGGCGTGCCTCCCCCTGATCGGGCAGGCGGTCACAGGTGCGGACCCGCCCCAGCAGCAGGCCCTGGCTGGCGCTCACGGTCCGCAGCAGGGCGAGCTCGTCCCGGCCGAGCGCACCCGTGTGAGCGTGCGGGAGCAGTCCGGTCTCGGCCAGCACCCGGCCGGCCACGTTGGCGAGGTACTCCTCGGTGGTGCCGGAGCCGAGGTCGAGAAGCTCGTCGCGGGCCACGGGGCAGCGCCGCTCGGGCTGGTCGCCCAGGGTGAGAAGCGCCTCCCGGCAGCCCACCGCCGC
This portion of the Actinomycetes bacterium genome encodes:
- a CDS encoding hotdog domain-containing protein, with the protein product MTEADRAAFADGVVHDVYGTASMVRDMEYAARLVLLPHLEPGEEGVGAEVWCRHLAPVPVGATVDLTATATGQSGRRLVCRVEVRGADGELVGQGTVTQVIIDPARFGDRPAEAGSPDKGVR
- a CDS encoding EthD family reductase, with amino-acid sequence MVKLVAMFTKPEDPAAFDEAYFGTHLELNARTPGLRRTEVTRVTGAPRGETPWYLVTEMYYDDEASMRSAFASPEAAEAAKQLMSFAKGLVTMYTAEVVDETGEPA
- a CDS encoding enoyl-CoA hydratase-related protein; translated protein: MSGTAGSGLGVRREADAVWLTLDRPAALNALAAPTKEALVVALREAADDPSVRAVALTGSGRAFCVGEDLRGLEAAYRDGRAPELGDTLDRHYGPAAHLLSEMPKPTVAVVNGVAAGAGASLAFACDLRVASSAASFKLAFGGVGLVPDAGATYHLPQLVGLAKAMELSILGDTVKADEALRIGLVSRVFPAEDFAQRAAELVAALAAGPTLAWARTKALLRAGLHAGLAEALAAEAREQMASGQTKDHLEGVAAFLEKRQPRFQGA
- a CDS encoding aldehyde dehydrogenase family protein, with the translated sequence MASDFQLLVDGRLEEAASGETFETVNPSTGRPHATVARAGAQDAERAVAAARAAFEDGRWSGLRPEKRAAVLGAVAAKLKEHADRLVELEVRDSGGTIRKTRAADVNGAMFTFRTYADFATRIPTEQPLPFTVAPGPSHNYLRREPVGVCAGIVPWNFPIQNAAWKIAPALAAGNTIVLKPAEQTPCTAVELGRLCAEAGVPDGVVNVLPGFGPEAGEPLVTSPGVDQVSFTGSTEVGRRVQALSAGTIKKVLLELGGKSANVVLEDADLDLAVDGAVYAIFFHQGQVCTAGSRLLVARPIYDEVVARVVETAERIKVGPAADKASDMGPLISEEQLERVEGYVRVGQEEGAKLATGGRRVTVPGHEGGYYFAPTVFTDVDPSSRIAQEEIFGPVLSVIPFDGDDQAVAIANDSAYGLAGAVWSRDPGRALKIAERLRTGTVWVNDYHLLNPRYPFGGYKQSGVGRELGEQGYLEYTQTKHVHVDITQQRSKHRWFDVTVPRRPAPPSPPAQGATPGA
- a CDS encoding response regulator transcription factor, whose translation is MTPPIRVAVVDDHPVVREGLVTILVRSASCEVVAEASSGAEALERFPAAEPDVVLVDLKLPDSTGMALIDRLCRLLPDAKLVVITAYEEAGLVREALRLGARGYLLKDSSAEALVAAVRSVSMGQRVVDPALAGRVVELEAVPGSLTGRQREVLRLLAEGRTNREIARILEVSDDTVKFHLKNLFERLGVDNRTEAVVMASRLGHLRLEP
- a CDS encoding CofH family radical SAM protein codes for the protein MAEILSVLTAADSVRVARTRDPEAIGRLLAPGQPLEPLLEAATALREEGHGGRVAYSPTASFPLTAQGRHSCEHCTFVPPRQHGAPAYMPVAQVLHQARQAAAVGCREALLTLGDQPERRCPVARDELLDLGSGTTEEYLANVAGRVLAETGLLPHAHTGALGRDELALLRTVSASQGLLLGRVRTCDRLPDQGEARRWGVDERPEARLAPRSSTHGARAPSFLTAEDGRQDGRQDGRQDGRPRRRCLAGALATIQLAGELRVPFTTGLLLDAGDTLDERAQMIAVLAELVQQEHVQALVVQRRRAGPGTRTVAACEPGIEELLRAAAVVRLAAGPQANVQAGPDLGAADAGLLLRAGVNDWGAVPPAAVEEQSSPAGPWTLLGRLEAATRAAGCQLVARLCVYPEYVRDYDRALRWLHPGVLRHVLAASDGEGLARQDGWWPSGRRPAPVPFAPVSFAPAPIRADVRAVLGRAEDGQTLDEAEVELLFRARGEETQALARLADAVRCEVNGDLVTYVVNGEVSYTDVCGSGCRRRAAGDGGQPEDPRGWPRPATLGELVERAREVVTRGATEVRMHGGIGPGCTGDCHVELCSAVKAAVPEPHLHAFSPFAVHQGAATAERTLPEQLALLKRAGLGSLLGTAEEVLDDRVRRHLCPDELTTRQWVELVAEAHRQGLPTTSTIMFGRLEGPESWARHLVVLRELQARTGGITEFVPLPFVQLQGPKVRKGQARQGPTWEEIVKMHAVARLALRGWIDNIQVSRVQHGLDGCAEILRAGANDLGGVLMQERVAGAAGAGRGREVRPARLHELIRSVGRVPAERTTLYAIRQVFEPEQQG